The following are from one region of the Cervus canadensis isolate Bull #8, Minnesota chromosome 21, ASM1932006v1, whole genome shotgun sequence genome:
- the LOC122424038 gene encoding apolipoprotein L3-like: MALTTKAEPPQRCQKVAASAELRTTESCSHSARRRLLDTEIFFEDVAECLWDILSREELLLLLTEFLRKIEVKAGLSREDKNALHEHLNELKRDLAGKDQETLPKEQLDRRKFLKKFPRVMQQLVELVSKLRELADNVDKVHRDCTISNVVTHSTGTLSGALTILGLALAPVTAGASMALSVTGIGLGAASAVTTVSTRIVEHVSRSSAENKASPLISIGVKKWKVLLEVLKSNPHIVVITEKLAKAEKHLERNIHAMETGEANPDSAANANILVSPGRISAPAIQQVKAAFKGTASAVTKGARIVGAATAGVFLLVDVGFLVKESMHLHNGAKAISAENLRQRVRELEELTQIYKHLQEDPAPPPPEQ; encoded by the exons ATGGCTTTGACCACCAAGGCTGAGCCTCCTCAG AGATGCCAGAAGGTGGCTGCATCTGCAGAGCTGAGGACAACTGAATCTTGTTCACACTCGGCCAGAAGAAGACTCCTGG ATACTGAGATCTTCTTTGAGGATGTCGCTGAGTGTCTCTGGGACATACTCAGCAGAGAGGAACTGCTTCTCCTGCTGACTGAATTCCTGAGGAAAATTGAGGTGAAGGCTGGTTTGTCCAG GGAAGACAAGAATGCACTACACGAACATCTGAATGAATTGAAAAGAGACTTGGCTGGGAAGGACCAGGAAACACTCCCAAAAGAGCAGCTGGACAGGAGGAAGTTTCTGAAGAAGTTTCCTCGGGTGATGCAGCAGCTGGTGGAGCTcgtaagcaagctccgggagcttgCAGACAATGTAGACAAAGTCCACAGGGACTGTACCATCTCCAATGTGGTGACCCACAGCACCGGCACTTTATCTGGTGCCCTGACCATCCTTGGCCTGGCTCTGGCACCCGTGACAGCCGGGGCCAGTATGGCACTCTCAGTCACTGGGATAGGGCTGGGAGCAGCGAGTGCTGTGACCACTGTGTCCACCAGAATCGTGGAACATGTAAGTAGGTCATCAGCAGAAAACAAAGCCAGTCCATTGATATCAATTGGTGTCAAGAAATGGAAGGTGCTCCTAGAGGTACTCAAGAGCAATCCCCACATTGTTGTCATAACAGAGAAATTGGCAAAAGCTGAGAAACACCTTGAGAGAAATATCCATGCTATGGAGACAGGTGAAGCCAACCCTGACTCTGCAGCCAATGCAAACATCCTCGTGAGCCCTGGGAGAATCTCAGCCCCAGCCATCCAGCAGGTAAAGGCAGCTTTCAAAGGCACGGCTTCGGCAGTTACCAAAGGAGCCCGAATTGTGGGTGCGGCCACTGCAGGTGTCTTCCTCCTGGTGGATGTGGGCTTCCTGGTGAAGGAGTCAATGCACCTGCATAATGGTGCAAAGGCAATATCAGCTGAAAACCTGCGGCAGCGGGTCAGGGAGCTGGAGGAGCTCACCCAGATCTATAAGCATCTGCAAGAGGACCCAGCTCCACCACCCCCAGAGCAGTGA